From Hartmannibacter diazotrophicus, a single genomic window includes:
- a CDS encoding metallophosphoesterase family protein, with the protein MSRFRFLHAADLHLDSPLTGLSKKSADFAARVDDASRRAFDALIELAIAEDCAFVLIAGDVFDGEWRHYSTGVYFASRMRQLAEHGIQVFLIFGNHDAENKFLARLDLSGNVRRFGARAPETMRIAALDVAIHGQSFAKREVLENLAANYPAPIPGAFNIGLLHTACSGREGHASYAPCSVEELRARGYDYWALGHIHQRELLCETPPILFPGNLQGRNPRETGPKGATLVTVEDGRISGLENRELDVLRFERRSLDASDLADMSALRAALKPLLADTAEDAAGRPVALRLAINGASRLHGELVTARQRLSEEIETQIAAEGHDIWLEKLTIETQPEKETKGLDAGLAGHLQRIIADIAATDFLKERLDERLAAIESRLPDAAHRAERLAEWRERLPGHAVTLAAALLEEGTETGDTFDTIGDARQALEPDEAG; encoded by the coding sequence ATGTCCCGCTTTCGCTTCCTGCATGCCGCCGATCTTCATCTCGACAGTCCCCTGACAGGCCTGTCGAAGAAATCGGCCGACTTCGCGGCAAGGGTCGACGATGCCAGCCGGCGGGCCTTCGATGCCCTGATCGAGCTTGCCATCGCCGAGGACTGCGCCTTCGTTCTGATCGCCGGCGACGTCTTCGACGGCGAGTGGCGTCATTATTCGACCGGCGTCTATTTCGCCTCGCGCATGCGCCAGTTGGCCGAGCACGGGATCCAGGTCTTCCTGATCTTCGGCAACCACGACGCCGAGAACAAGTTTCTCGCCCGCCTCGATCTGTCGGGCAACGTCCGCCGTTTCGGCGCCAGGGCCCCGGAGACGATGCGCATCGCGGCGCTCGATGTGGCGATCCACGGCCAGAGCTTTGCCAAGCGCGAGGTTCTCGAAAACCTTGCCGCGAATTACCCCGCCCCCATACCCGGCGCCTTCAACATCGGCCTTCTGCACACAGCCTGTTCGGGCCGTGAAGGCCATGCCTCCTACGCCCCCTGCTCCGTTGAGGAACTTCGGGCGCGCGGCTACGACTACTGGGCGCTCGGCCACATCCACCAGCGCGAACTCCTTTGTGAGACGCCGCCCATTCTCTTTCCCGGCAACCTCCAGGGCCGCAATCCCCGCGAGACCGGGCCGAAGGGCGCCACGCTGGTGACCGTCGAGGACGGCCGGATCTCGGGGCTCGAAAACCGCGAGCTTGACGTCCTGCGCTTCGAGCGGCGCAGTCTCGATGCGTCGGACCTTGCCGACATGAGCGCCCTGCGCGCCGCTCTCAAGCCGCTGCTGGCCGACACCGCCGAGGACGCCGCCGGCCGTCCGGTCGCGTTGCGGCTCGCCATCAACGGCGCGAGCCGCCTGCATGGCGAACTCGTCACCGCGCGGCAGCGTCTTTCCGAGGAGATCGAGACCCAGATCGCGGCCGAAGGCCATGACATCTGGCTGGAGAAGCTGACCATCGAGACCCAGCCGGAGAAGGAAACCAAGGGCCTCGACGCCGGGCTTGCCGGTCACCTGCAGCGCATCATCGCGGACATTGCCGCGACCGATTTTCTCAAGGAGCGTCTCGACGAGCGGCTGGCCGCCATCGAATCCCGCCTGCCGGACGCAGCCCATCGCGCCGAGCGACTGGCCGAATGGCGCGAACGCCTTCCCGGCCATGCCGTCACCCTCGCCGCGGCCCTGCTTGAGGAAGGCACCGAAACAGGCGACACGTTCGATACGATCGGCGACGCCCGACAGGCACTTGAGCCGGACGAGGCCGGCTGA
- a CDS encoding MmcQ/YjbR family DNA-binding protein yields the protein MTYDDYNSFCACLPATSHVVQWGGAHVWKVGTKVFAIGGWDRGVEPRITFKVSDIAFEILKGEPGLRPAPYLASRGMKWIQHFEKPGLSDEDLKLYLAESHRIVARGLTKKMRRELGLDPA from the coding sequence ATGACCTACGACGACTACAACAGCTTCTGCGCTTGCCTGCCGGCGACATCCCATGTCGTCCAATGGGGCGGCGCGCATGTCTGGAAGGTCGGGACGAAGGTCTTCGCCATCGGCGGATGGGATCGCGGCGTGGAGCCCCGGATCACCTTCAAGGTTTCCGACATCGCCTTCGAGATCCTCAAGGGCGAACCCGGCCTGAGACCCGCTCCCTATCTTGCCTCGCGCGGCATGAAATGGATCCAGCATTTCGAAAAGCCCGGCCTTTCCGACGAAGACCTGAAGCTCTATCTCGCCGAATCCCACCGCATCGTTGCCAGGGGCCTGACAAAGAAGATGCGCAGGGAACTGGGGCTTGATCCGGCCTGA
- a CDS encoding DEAD/DEAH box helicase, whose amino-acid sequence MIAPQFAALGLAEPLCRALEAAGYETPTPIQTASIPKVLTGRDLLGLAQTGTGKTAAFCLPILQRLAQNPKKPVPRSMRALILAPTRELALQIAEGMAKYGKFAKLRHTTIFGGVGQGPQVKAMSGGLDIVVATPGRLLDLVEQRLVRLDSVECLVLDEADRMFDMGFIRDVRRIVKLTPKQGRQSLLFSATMPKEIEHLAMEVLSDPDRVAVTPEVVTVERIDQRLYHVPTAAKRGLLSDLLADNDMRRVIVFTRTKHGANRVAEQLEKGGIAAAAIHGNKSQGARQRALSSFRDGSLRVLVATDIAARGIDVPEISHVVNYDLPVEPESYVHRIGRTARAGAEGISISFCDASERGALKQIERLIKRPLPVVGKIDAKPSDEIGGTHERADSGPDRFSRQRQGQKKPNRSGNSPNGNGRHKKPSGSAPRKADAGNRRGGVPTAGPAALAAAVSARDASGGGATMKRRDGSASRHSDSTSA is encoded by the coding sequence GTGATAGCTCCTCAGTTTGCCGCGCTTGGCCTTGCCGAGCCGCTTTGCCGCGCCCTTGAGGCCGCCGGCTACGAAACGCCCACCCCCATTCAGACCGCCTCCATCCCGAAGGTGCTGACAGGCAGAGACCTTCTCGGCCTCGCCCAGACCGGAACCGGCAAGACCGCAGCCTTCTGCCTGCCGATCCTGCAGCGACTGGCGCAAAATCCGAAGAAGCCCGTGCCGCGCTCCATGCGTGCCCTGATCCTCGCTCCGACGCGGGAACTGGCGCTCCAGATCGCCGAGGGCATGGCAAAATACGGCAAGTTCGCCAAGCTGCGTCATACGACCATCTTCGGCGGCGTCGGCCAGGGACCGCAGGTCAAGGCCATGTCCGGCGGCCTCGACATCGTCGTCGCCACTCCGGGCCGTCTGCTTGATCTCGTCGAGCAGCGCCTCGTGCGTCTCGACAGTGTCGAATGCCTCGTGCTCGACGAAGCCGACCGCATGTTCGACATGGGCTTCATTCGCGACGTGCGCCGCATCGTCAAGCTGACCCCGAAGCAGGGCCGCCAGTCGCTGCTCTTCTCCGCCACGATGCCGAAGGAGATCGAGCATCTGGCGATGGAGGTCCTCAGCGATCCGGACCGCGTCGCCGTGACGCCGGAAGTCGTGACCGTCGAGCGGATTGACCAGCGACTCTACCACGTGCCGACGGCCGCCAAGCGCGGACTTTTGTCCGATCTTCTGGCCGACAACGACATGCGCCGCGTCATCGTCTTCACCCGCACCAAGCACGGCGCCAACCGGGTCGCCGAACAGCTTGAAAAGGGCGGCATCGCTGCCGCTGCGATCCACGGCAACAAGAGCCAGGGCGCCCGCCAACGCGCGCTGTCCAGCTTCCGCGACGGATCGTTGCGCGTGCTGGTCGCGACCGACATCGCCGCCCGTGGCATCGACGTGCCGGAAATCAGCCACGTCGTGAACTACGACCTGCCGGTCGAGCCGGAAAGCTATGTTCACCGCATCGGCCGCACGGCCCGTGCCGGCGCCGAAGGCATCTCGATTTCCTTCTGCGATGCCTCCGAACGCGGCGCGCTGAAGCAGATCGAGCGTCTCATCAAACGCCCCCTGCCCGTGGTGGGCAAGATCGACGCCAAGCCCTCCGACGAGATCGGCGGCACGCATGAGCGGGCCGATTCCGGACCGGACCGTTTCAGCCGGCAGCGCCAGGGCCAGAAGAAGCCGAACCGGAGCGGCAACAGCCCGAACGGCAATGGCCGCCACAAGAAGCCCTCCGGCAGTGCGCCGAGGAAGGCAGACGCGGGCAACCGGCGCGGCGGCGTTCCCACCGCCGGCCCGGCCGCCCTTGCCGCAGCGGTCTCGGCACGCGATGCCTCGGGCGGCGGAGCGACCATGAAGCGCCGGGACGGATCGGCCTCTCGCCACTCCGACAGCACCAGCGCCTGA
- a CDS encoding YhaN family protein: MRFLSFTIEQYGAMQERRIDFGDGTGLTVIHGRNEAGKSTCRSAITDFLFGIDPRSRYGDKQTYSRMRLRADLAFSDGSTASFTRRKGQRGRTLLGPDEEEIDESRLAMRLGATTQERFEMLFALDHEILRDGGEALLRADGDIGRMIVEAGGGLRSLMPKIEDLKARSDALFTPNRSKDRAFYQALDAFTAAQSEIKAHLLTRENFDEATKALAGAEDHLRTVRQTLADKRREQERWGRRKSAVPYLTERTEVRLRLASEFSEIAALDDAHVDDLVAHVEAVRAMAAGLEQAGENLRRQRETVDAIVIDPRLLREEAAIRDFILASLQGDEDRDALAREEATVRQADLRLQTLRRMIGKPSDCDLAALMPDHGKLTRLQSLAGTWRELAATRAEIDRQIGDLDRKLAMVRRQQAEAEKARFDRPLGFNAESLARLAEDAIDLESRRAEAAELGRRIEAGLSALGFEDIAALNALALPGPAELQTEIDARAALAREMDRQEEACVRAARKLDEVRTAMLQLSSGETLATKEAVAEARAERDQTVEAIGHLLFADPPEKAETRHEALARLRRAITTADVKVDQRLADSQRIAEYDVARRDEMLAARDVAALDAEMKRLRERVSEREKAFASTWPDACRRLASPQAMKAFLTDRDDLLALAAELSAGNERIAEATRRTAPKLERLEAAEARLGLTEASAGHSLSHRLADVSAAIKAHERDHADFLRRREALAKDEEERSALGRRSDALEREETNWRAAYAEALGEIGLSGDTPLAASSEIASEWQSASAMLQQMQTFRQAQQRREQHRARLDDVRQTLQERLELALPAEPGAAAKMLDERLSAALDARSRRTALMPGLEQCEAALKAAEARADAAGQALEAICRQLGCARQDAELFAEKALARRQLLRRNREINAALTHLIGDGFKPDGNETVAHALDDDLPLEGIEERLARLAQELQALTDEEEEAFIAVQSARSRLDAFSADDHFNAFVAAREAAATSLGDAAEQHLELALARDLLEEALRRIRREEQAPLLGHASQAFALATRGAYVAIESDVDDEGKPQVTGRRADGGLVSVSNMSSGTRDQMFLAFRIAGVERYCREAEPLPFLADDLLVHFDDERSAAALELLASLGRKTQVLLFTHHDMVREASRPLMERGLARLVEI; this comes from the coding sequence ATGCGCTTTCTGTCCTTCACAATCGAACAGTATGGCGCCATGCAGGAGCGCCGGATCGATTTCGGCGATGGCACGGGCCTCACCGTCATCCACGGCCGCAACGAGGCCGGCAAGAGCACCTGCCGCAGCGCCATCACCGACTTCCTGTTCGGGATCGACCCGAGATCGCGCTACGGCGACAAGCAGACCTATTCCCGAATGCGTCTTCGGGCCGACCTCGCCTTTTCGGACGGATCGACGGCGAGCTTCACACGGCGCAAGGGCCAGCGCGGCCGCACACTGCTCGGACCGGACGAAGAAGAAATTGACGAGTCGCGGCTCGCCATGCGGCTCGGCGCCACCACGCAGGAGCGCTTCGAAATGCTCTTCGCGCTCGATCACGAGATCCTGCGCGACGGCGGCGAGGCGCTGCTGCGGGCGGACGGCGACATCGGCCGCATGATCGTCGAGGCGGGCGGCGGCCTGCGCTCGCTGATGCCGAAGATCGAGGATCTGAAGGCCCGCAGCGACGCCCTTTTCACGCCCAACCGGTCCAAGGACCGCGCCTTCTATCAGGCGCTCGACGCCTTCACGGCGGCCCAGTCGGAGATCAAGGCGCACCTTCTCACGCGGGAGAACTTCGACGAGGCGACGAAGGCCCTCGCCGGGGCTGAGGACCATCTTCGCACCGTCAGGCAGACGTTGGCCGACAAACGCCGCGAGCAGGAGCGGTGGGGCCGTCGCAAGAGTGCCGTTCCCTACCTGACGGAACGGACGGAGGTGCGGCTGCGCCTTGCCAGCGAATTCTCCGAGATTGCCGCGCTTGACGATGCGCATGTCGATGATCTGGTGGCGCATGTCGAAGCCGTGCGCGCGATGGCAGCCGGTCTTGAGCAGGCGGGAGAGAATTTGCGCCGGCAACGGGAGACCGTGGACGCGATCGTGATCGACCCTCGGCTGCTGCGTGAAGAGGCCGCCATTCGCGATTTCATTCTGGCCTCCCTCCAGGGCGATGAGGACCGGGATGCGCTCGCCAGAGAGGAGGCGACCGTCCGGCAGGCCGACCTGCGCCTCCAGACGCTGCGCAGGATGATCGGAAAGCCATCGGACTGCGATCTGGCCGCGCTGATGCCGGATCACGGCAAGCTGACGCGGCTTCAGTCTCTCGCCGGCACCTGGCGCGAGCTGGCCGCGACACGCGCGGAGATCGACCGGCAGATCGGCGACCTCGACCGCAAGCTCGCCATGGTGCGCCGCCAGCAGGCCGAAGCGGAGAAAGCCCGTTTCGATCGGCCCCTCGGCTTCAATGCCGAGAGCCTGGCACGCCTTGCCGAGGACGCCATCGACCTTGAGAGCAGGCGCGCGGAGGCCGCTGAACTGGGTCGCCGGATCGAGGCGGGCCTTTCCGCTCTGGGCTTCGAGGACATTGCCGCGTTGAATGCCCTCGCACTGCCCGGGCCCGCGGAACTGCAAACGGAGATCGACGCCCGCGCGGCTCTTGCGCGGGAGATGGACCGACAGGAAGAAGCCTGCGTTCGGGCTGCCCGCAAGCTGGACGAAGTTCGCACCGCCATGCTGCAGCTTTCCTCCGGCGAAACGCTCGCCACAAAGGAGGCGGTTGCCGAAGCGCGAGCCGAGCGCGATCAAACCGTCGAAGCGATCGGGCACCTGCTTTTTGCCGATCCGCCCGAAAAGGCCGAAACACGCCATGAGGCGCTGGCCCGGCTTCGTCGCGCGATCACGACCGCCGACGTGAAGGTCGACCAGCGCCTCGCGGACTCCCAGCGCATCGCGGAATACGACGTGGCCCGCCGTGACGAAATGCTGGCGGCAAGGGACGTTGCCGCGTTGGACGCCGAAATGAAGCGCCTGCGAGAGCGCGTCAGCGAAAGGGAAAAGGCCTTCGCCTCAACCTGGCCCGACGCCTGCCGCCGTCTCGCCTCACCCCAGGCGATGAAGGCCTTCCTTACGGACCGCGACGATCTTCTGGCTCTCGCCGCCGAACTGTCGGCCGGCAACGAGCGGATCGCGGAGGCCACCCGCCGAACCGCGCCCAAGCTGGAAAGACTGGAAGCAGCGGAGGCGCGGCTCGGCCTCACAGAGGCAAGTGCCGGTCATTCCCTCAGTCACCGCCTTGCCGACGTCAGCGCCGCGATCAAGGCTCATGAGCGCGACCACGCCGACTTCCTGCGCCGGCGCGAAGCCTTGGCGAAAGACGAGGAAGAGCGGAGCGCGCTGGGGCGGCGGTCGGACGCCCTCGAGCGAGAGGAAACGAACTGGCGCGCCGCCTATGCCGAGGCGCTCGGCGAGATCGGCCTGTCTGGCGATACCCCGCTCGCCGCCTCTTCGGAAATCGCTTCCGAGTGGCAGTCGGCCTCTGCGATGCTGCAACAGATGCAGACCTTCCGGCAGGCCCAGCAGCGGCGCGAGCAGCACCGGGCAAGGCTGGATGACGTGCGGCAGACCTTGCAGGAGAGACTGGAACTTGCTCTTCCGGCCGAACCCGGCGCCGCCGCGAAGATGCTGGACGAACGGCTGTCCGCCGCACTCGATGCACGGTCACGCCGGACCGCCCTGATGCCCGGTCTGGAGCAATGCGAGGCCGCACTGAAGGCGGCTGAGGCGCGCGCCGATGCGGCGGGGCAAGCGCTGGAGGCGATTTGCCGCCAGCTCGGTTGCGCCCGGCAAGACGCCGAACTCTTTGCCGAAAAGGCGCTTGCGCGGCGTCAATTGCTGCGCAGGAACAGGGAAATAAATGCAGCCCTCACGCATTTGATTGGCGACGGTTTCAAGCCGGACGGAAATGAGACGGTCGCGCATGCCTTGGACGATGATCTTCCGCTGGAAGGGATCGAAGAGAGGCTGGCTCGTCTGGCGCAGGAGCTGCAAGCCCTCACGGATGAGGAAGAAGAAGCCTTCATCGCCGTCCAGAGCGCCCGCAGCCGTCTTGACGCCTTCTCGGCCGACGACCATTTCAACGCCTTCGTCGCCGCCCGCGAGGCCGCCGCCACATCGCTCGGCGACGCCGCCGAGCAGCACCTCGAACTCGCCCTCGCCCGCGACTTGCTGGAGGAGGCGCTTCGCCGCATTCGCCGCGAGGAGCAGGCGCCCCTGCTCGGCCACGCCAGCCAAGCCTTCGCCCTTGCCACACGCGGGGCCTATGTCGCGATCGAGAGCGATGTGGACGACGAGGGCAAACCGCAGGTGACGGGTCGGCGCGCGGACGGGGGGCTGGTGTCGGTCTCGAACATGAGCTCGGGCACCCGCGACCAGATGTTCCTGGCCTTCCGCATCGCCGGCGTCGAGCGTTACTGCAGGGAGGCCGAGCCGCTGCCCTTCCTCGCCGACGATCTTCTGGTCCATTTCGACGATGAGCGCAGTGCCGCTGCGCTGGAACTGCTCGCAAGCCTTGGCCGGAAGACGCAGGTGCTGCTCTTCACCCACCATGACATGGTGCGCGAAGCCTCGCGGCCGCTCATGGAACGCGGCCTTGCCCGCCTTGTCGAGATCTGA
- the otsB gene encoding trehalose-phosphatase produces MTMPRLPANAALFLDFDGTLVDIAPRPDAVVVLPHLSDLLTRVCKELDGAFAIVSGRPIAEIDRFLDTDCFRVGGLHGLEWRQACGQMVQQSPAPRSLNVFREQLLERGIANDGVTIEDKSVAIAVHYRANPSQEDAVRGVIEDLLSGVEDLVTIEGKMVFEVKPRAISKGTVVQRFLSLPAFEGRIPVFVGDDTTDEDGMRAAAGAGGFGIKVGDGESCASYRLQDVADVHKWLADLVS; encoded by the coding sequence ATGACGATGCCCAGGCTTCCTGCGAATGCCGCTCTCTTTCTCGATTTTGACGGAACCCTTGTCGATATCGCTCCGCGCCCGGACGCTGTCGTCGTCTTGCCGCATCTCTCCGACCTCCTGACGCGCGTCTGCAAGGAACTCGATGGCGCCTTTGCCATCGTGTCGGGGCGGCCGATCGCCGAGATCGACCGGTTTCTCGATACCGACTGCTTCCGGGTCGGCGGACTGCACGGGCTGGAGTGGCGGCAGGCCTGCGGCCAGATGGTGCAGCAGAGCCCGGCGCCGCGCTCGCTCAATGTCTTTCGCGAGCAGTTGCTGGAACGCGGCATTGCCAACGACGGCGTGACGATCGAGGACAAGTCGGTTGCCATCGCGGTGCACTACCGGGCCAACCCGTCGCAGGAAGACGCCGTGCGCGGCGTGATCGAGGACCTGCTTTCGGGCGTGGAGGACCTCGTCACCATCGAGGGCAAGATGGTGTTCGAGGTCAAGCCCCGCGCCATTTCCAAGGGAACCGTGGTGCAACGTTTCCTGTCGCTGCCGGCGTTCGAGGGCCGTATTCCCGTCTTCGTCGGCGACGACACGACGGATGAGGACGGCATGCGCGCGGCGGCCGGCGCAGGCGGTTTCGGCATCAAGGTCGGCGACGGCGAGAGCTGCGCCAGCTACCGTCTGCAGGACGTCGCCGATGTCCACAAATGGCTGGCCGACCTCGTGTCCTGA
- a CDS encoding polysaccharide biosynthesis tyrosine autokinase, whose translation MSHFDQADYDYGEEQVDIIDVEKIVAIARRQLKVVLVSIGIMVALAIFYLMTAVPRYTAQADVMLDKDANEVAQAVSLLGGSSIDEASLLSQIELFYSEKIGYAVVDKLDLTHDPVFTGVSTSSSGGLGAWIRSLFGAEAVDETDMTDESIIKEQRLWALWRLQSNLVVERVGRTLIFRISYTSPSPQMAAKIADAFADAYLADQLDSKYDATRRASTWLQTRIDELRKKSLESDLAVQKFRTEHNLVTSATGTLISEQQLAEVNSAYIVAQADTAKAKAKLDRINSIIQSGDTNAVTSDSLASQTIQTLRNKFLEASKLEAEISGRLGKDHVQAVRLRGEMDEYHRLMFEELKRIAASLQSEYDVAQGREKDLRRQLSQVAGTSASDNETLVQLRELERESDTYKNLYESFLQKFQEATQEQSFPVTQTRVINRAQLPYSPSHPKKGVTLLIAIFLGGMIGCGVGAYREFRDRFFRTGDQIRSETGLEYLGSAPMVTELMSADQVASNMTIHPRLVHKKKSISSYVIDHPLSAFAETLRSAKIAADLAIGERTPKVIGIVSVLPHEGKTSVATNFAELLASQGSRTLLIDGDLRSPGLTRSIASHAEVGIVEALLEDRPLSSLLLMDPDTKLAVLPAVVKHRLPHTSELVSSMAMSRLLDEAGRAFDHIVIDLPPLGPVVDARAVAPKIDAFILVVEWGKTARKVVRSTLNSEPQIVDKCLGVVLNKVDYDKMKFYRSYGSGEFYYARYQSYYSEAD comes from the coding sequence TTGTCGCATTTCGATCAGGCTGATTACGACTACGGCGAGGAGCAGGTCGACATCATCGATGTCGAGAAGATTGTTGCTATTGCCCGGCGCCAGCTGAAGGTCGTTCTCGTCTCGATCGGCATCATGGTCGCGCTGGCGATTTTCTATCTGATGACCGCCGTGCCCCGTTATACGGCCCAGGCGGACGTCATGCTCGACAAGGACGCGAACGAAGTCGCGCAGGCCGTCTCGCTTCTCGGTGGCAGTTCGATCGACGAAGCCTCGCTGCTCAGTCAGATCGAACTCTTCTATTCTGAGAAGATCGGCTACGCGGTCGTGGACAAGCTCGACCTCACCCACGATCCGGTGTTCACGGGCGTCTCGACCTCGTCGAGTGGCGGGCTCGGTGCCTGGATCAGGTCGCTGTTCGGCGCCGAGGCCGTCGACGAGACGGACATGACCGATGAGTCCATCATCAAGGAGCAGCGCCTTTGGGCGCTCTGGCGCCTGCAGAGCAACCTGGTGGTCGAGCGGGTTGGCCGCACGCTGATCTTCCGCATCAGCTATACCTCGCCGTCGCCGCAGATGGCCGCCAAGATCGCGGACGCCTTCGCCGATGCCTATCTGGCGGACCAGCTCGATTCCAAATATGACGCGACCCGCAGGGCCAGTACCTGGCTGCAGACGCGTATCGACGAGTTGCGCAAGAAGTCGCTGGAGTCCGACCTTGCGGTCCAGAAATTCCGGACCGAGCATAATCTGGTGACGTCGGCGACCGGCACGCTGATTTCCGAGCAGCAGCTGGCTGAGGTCAACAGCGCCTATATCGTGGCCCAGGCCGACACGGCGAAGGCCAAGGCCAAGCTCGACCGGATCAATTCCATCATTCAATCCGGCGACACCAACGCGGTGACGTCGGATTCGCTGGCCAGCCAGACCATTCAGACCCTGCGGAACAAATTCCTGGAGGCGTCCAAGCTGGAGGCCGAGATTTCGGGCCGGCTCGGCAAGGACCACGTGCAGGCCGTGCGGCTGCGCGGGGAGATGGACGAGTATCACCGGCTGATGTTCGAGGAACTCAAGCGAATCGCGGCCAGCCTTCAGAGCGAATACGACGTGGCGCAGGGCCGGGAGAAGGACCTGAGGCGTCAGTTGTCGCAGGTGGCCGGAACCTCGGCCTCGGACAACGAAACGCTGGTCCAGCTTCGCGAACTGGAACGCGAGTCCGACACCTACAAGAATCTCTACGAGAGCTTCCTGCAGAAGTTCCAGGAGGCGACGCAGGAGCAGTCCTTCCCGGTCACCCAGACGCGCGTGATCAACCGGGCGCAGCTTCCCTACTCCCCGTCGCACCCGAAGAAGGGCGTGACCCTCCTGATCGCGATCTTCCTCGGCGGCATGATCGGATGCGGCGTCGGTGCCTATCGCGAATTCAGGGACCGCTTCTTCCGCACCGGCGACCAGATCCGCAGCGAGACCGGGCTTGAATATCTCGGCTCGGCGCCGATGGTGACGGAACTGATGTCGGCCGATCAGGTCGCCTCGAACATGACGATCCATCCAAGGCTCGTCCACAAGAAGAAGAGCATCTCCAGCTATGTGATCGACCATCCGCTGTCGGCCTTCGCGGAGACATTGCGCAGCGCGAAGATCGCCGCGGATCTGGCGATCGGCGAACGGACGCCGAAGGTCATCGGCATCGTTTCCGTGCTGCCGCACGAGGGCAAGACGAGCGTGGCGACCAATTTCGCCGAACTGCTTGCGAGCCAGGGATCGCGGACGCTGCTCATCGACGGCGACCTTCGAAGCCCGGGACTGACGCGGTCGATCGCCTCCCATGCCGAAGTGGGGATCGTCGAGGCACTGCTTGAGGACCGTCCGCTGTCGAGCCTGCTTCTGATGGACCCCGATACCAAGCTCGCGGTCCTGCCGGCCGTCGTGAAGCACCGCCTGCCGCATACGTCGGAACTGGTGTCGTCGATGGCGATGTCGCGGCTGCTGGACGAGGCGGGCAGGGCCTTCGATCACATCGTCATCGACCTGCCGCCGCTCGGGCCGGTCGTCGATGCGCGCGCCGTCGCGCCGAAAATCGATGCCTTCATCCTCGTCGTCGAATGGGGCAAGACCGCGCGCAAGGTCGTCCGCTCGACGCTCAACAGCGAGCCGCAGATCGTCGACAAGTGCCTCGGCGTCGTTCTCAACAAGGTCGACTACGATAAGATGAAATTCTACCGGTCCTACGGTTCCGGCGAATTCTACTATGCCCGCTATCAGTCCTATTATTCAGAGGCTGACTGA
- a CDS encoding response regulator, producing MPLHDIDDATTAPVATQPKEGGDRRVRVLLLDDDDVDARIVRHYLDKIAGFDFDVVHIRSIDEALKAAERDQFDIYITDYWLGKESSVAFIREVGQRDHAPPIIVFSQLDHSDIQEIGFRAGATAFIGKDLLSPDLLGSTIRSVLHDSERRQSLQFRLLENSDREAVTARGVTDWLTALSGRIDRIHTAAVLSKVSLGSNSEDVARFVDDIIAVSADIRQDLYGRVAHLQRAMSANEEAITRVDAAALVADTVRIVKPEAEKRGIRIDYVHPTIPVLVDCDPLSFKSALRLLLVGAIRHGRAIDVLKLRIRIDNGELVICMTEPAEALTVRDEASSARELTLASFVLDDRVSALMLVESMLDHQGGRLTVAQSGSGESAVSLALPIRQAA from the coding sequence ATGCCCCTCCACGATATCGACGATGCGACCACGGCGCCGGTGGCAACACAGCCTAAGGAAGGCGGTGACCGGCGTGTGCGGGTGCTGCTTCTGGACGATGACGACGTGGATGCGCGCATCGTCCGGCACTACCTCGACAAGATCGCGGGCTTCGACTTCGATGTCGTTCATATCCGCAGCATCGACGAGGCGCTGAAGGCTGCCGAACGCGATCAGTTCGATATCTACATCACGGACTACTGGCTGGGGAAGGAAAGCTCCGTGGCCTTCATCCGCGAGGTCGGGCAGCGGGACCATGCGCCGCCGATCATCGTCTTTTCCCAACTCGATCACTCGGATATCCAGGAGATCGGCTTCCGTGCCGGAGCGACTGCGTTCATCGGCAAGGATCTGCTCTCGCCGGACCTGCTTGGCTCGACGATCCGCAGCGTGCTGCACGACAGCGAGCGGCGGCAGTCGCTGCAGTTCCGCCTTCTGGAGAACAGCGACCGCGAGGCCGTCACCGCGCGCGGCGTGACCGACTGGCTGACGGCGCTCTCGGGGCGCATCGACCGTATCCATACCGCAGCGGTTCTCAGCAAGGTGTCGCTCGGCTCAAACTCCGAGGACGTCGCGCGCTTCGTCGACGATATCATCGCGGTCTCCGCGGATATCAGGCAGGATCTTTACGGCCGCGTCGCGCATCTGCAGCGGGCCATGTCGGCGAATGAGGAGGCGATCACCCGGGTCGATGCGGCGGCCCTGGTGGCGGACACGGTTCGGATCGTGAAGCCCGAGGCGGAAAAGCGCGGCATCCGTATCGACTATGTGCACCCGACCATTCCGGTGCTTGTCGATTGCGATCCGCTCTCCTTCAAGAGCGCCCTGCGGCTGCTGCTCGTCGGTGCGATCCGCCACGGCCGGGCCATCGACGTCCTGAAGCTGCGGATCCGCATCGACAACGGCGAACTCGTGATCTGCATGACGGAGCCGGCCGAGGCCCTGACGGTCCGCGATGAGGCATCCAGCGCACGAGAACTGACGCTGGCGTCCTTCGTACTGGACGACCGGGTGTCGGCGCTGATGCTGGTCGAATCCATGCTGGACCATCAGGGCGGCCGGCTGACGGTGGCGCAGTCGGGCAGCGGAGAGTCGGCGGTCAGCCTCGCCCTGCCGATCCGTCAGGCCGCCTGA